One segment of Rhodopirellula baltica SH 1 DNA contains the following:
- a CDS encoding LodA/GoxA family CTQ-dependent oxidase yields MSKSYRVHPAIGVARLGSSMETFVGPEIPGTSPSPSDGQFKRDGRLKRQATRFRVFEYDSDHPDAEPVEVDLSRGDVAKIQWRVSLANRKAAGDNILRVTPSKRNPGIAEADLVIAPSGKTLDTPGQQEKFDDGAFRGDPVFLGDATVEPSGTLVVAGGLGKSDFVLKPGENGGYSAGGSLSFDNNPFWYDDTSDGPVEATIEFTDGTTTAVKPAWIIVGPADFAPGVGNVVTLYDLMLDVCVRNFSLNTSLFDGGKFRSDYRPSYTNEIYPILHRASQQGWVNKLANLGHVGAHLSRHDDLSLEPDANGDPHQAARTAIFSKLRDPDNPGSSGNMPRLTGDLDGAVYPTQGLTFTRTQFHLMRQWKDGKFVNDWAGAFTPEATVSARGLDIAALESCAGGAFFPGIEVNRIVALRLNIYDVDSSDRADEIRLKPASIDQLRSPGYLTEGNALPWQADFLKCAGSWWPAQRPDEVFEHSGSSQVAWTRGKISNHKDMVQRWHELGIVVQVGEEYHEQERNPDGMFMA; encoded by the coding sequence ATGTCCAAGAGCTACCGCGTTCATCCAGCCATTGGGGTTGCCCGATTAGGTAGCAGCATGGAAACGTTCGTTGGGCCGGAGATTCCGGGCACCAGTCCAAGCCCATCAGACGGACAGTTCAAGCGAGACGGGCGGTTGAAACGCCAAGCAACGCGATTTCGAGTCTTTGAGTACGACTCGGATCATCCTGACGCGGAGCCAGTGGAAGTCGACTTGTCACGTGGCGACGTCGCAAAGATCCAATGGCGTGTGAGTCTCGCCAACCGCAAAGCTGCCGGCGACAATATTCTTCGCGTTACTCCTAGTAAAAGAAATCCGGGTATTGCCGAAGCAGACCTCGTGATTGCACCATCGGGAAAGACCCTCGACACCCCGGGACAACAAGAAAAATTTGACGACGGGGCATTCCGCGGTGACCCAGTCTTCTTGGGAGACGCGACGGTGGAACCATCCGGGACGTTGGTCGTTGCCGGTGGACTTGGCAAATCCGATTTCGTCCTGAAGCCTGGGGAAAATGGCGGGTATTCTGCTGGTGGCAGCCTCAGCTTTGACAACAACCCGTTTTGGTATGACGATACCTCCGATGGTCCCGTCGAAGCAACGATCGAGTTCACCGATGGTACCACTACAGCAGTCAAACCTGCTTGGATTATTGTGGGGCCAGCCGACTTTGCCCCAGGCGTCGGCAACGTTGTGACACTCTATGACTTGATGTTGGATGTCTGCGTTCGCAATTTTTCGCTCAACACATCCCTCTTTGACGGCGGCAAATTTCGCAGCGACTATCGACCGTCCTACACCAATGAAATTTATCCAATCCTGCATCGTGCGTCGCAACAGGGCTGGGTCAACAAGCTTGCTAACTTGGGGCATGTCGGCGCTCACTTGTCCCGGCATGACGACCTAAGTCTTGAACCGGATGCGAACGGCGATCCGCATCAAGCTGCTCGCACCGCGATCTTTAGTAAGCTCAGGGACCCCGACAACCCAGGCAGCAGTGGAAACATGCCACGCCTGACGGGCGATCTTGATGGTGCAGTTTACCCAACCCAAGGACTGACGTTCACTAGAACACAGTTTCATTTGATGCGTCAATGGAAAGACGGAAAATTTGTCAACGACTGGGCCGGTGCATTTACGCCTGAAGCAACAGTCTCCGCAAGAGGACTGGACATCGCGGCTTTGGAATCTTGCGCTGGTGGCGCGTTTTTCCCAGGTATCGAAGTGAACCGAATCGTCGCACTGCGGCTGAACATCTACGACGTCGATTCATCAGATCGTGCTGACGAAATTAGATTGAAACCCGCTTCAATCGACCAGTTGCGCTCACCGGGCTACTTAACCGAAGGCAATGCTCTTCCCTGGCAAGCTGACTTTCTGAAGTGCGCTGGGTCATGGTGGCCGGCACAGCGACCTGACGAAGTGTTTGAGCACTCGGGAAGCTCACAAGTCGCTTGGACTCGAGGAAAGATTTCAAACCACAAGGACATGGTTCAGCGTTGGCATGAGCTGGGCATCGTTGTTCAAGTCGGAGAGGAGTATCACGAGCAGGAACGAAATCCCGATGGAATGTTCATGGCTTAG
- a CDS encoding dienelactone hydrolase family protein, with the protein MIPSTFQTGTDSSRENIPWTFDEPASAYDRAVVIAYGSDGLVSPWKAEIENFAKKLAEAGILALTPDYFEVDPPTPHGSSEAAFTSILPRNEQWAQVLRDAVKAAKALPKVDDSKVGLVGLSLGGFLALQIRDSVNVLVEHYAPYRFPPNVDLGTETPLIGLGPNKNPALKAAIHHGKADALVPISLNASPIKADLIAEGATVTTTYYSGAGHGFQGTDADSATARKESLDDTIKFFADHL; encoded by the coding sequence ATGATCCCATCGACCTTCCAGACCGGCACTGATTCATCTCGGGAGAACATCCCCTGGACCTTTGACGAACCGGCATCGGCGTACGACCGCGCTGTCGTCATCGCCTACGGTAGCGACGGTCTTGTTTCTCCTTGGAAAGCCGAGATCGAAAACTTCGCGAAGAAGTTAGCTGAGGCAGGGATTCTGGCCCTGACGCCAGACTACTTTGAAGTCGATCCGCCGACTCCGCATGGAAGTAGCGAAGCTGCGTTCACGTCGATTTTGCCGAGGAATGAACAGTGGGCACAGGTTCTGCGGGACGCGGTCAAAGCCGCAAAAGCCTTGCCGAAGGTGGACGACTCCAAAGTCGGGTTGGTCGGGTTATCTCTGGGGGGATTTCTCGCCCTGCAGATCCGCGATTCTGTCAACGTATTGGTCGAACACTATGCGCCTTACCGGTTTCCGCCGAATGTTGATCTCGGAACCGAGACACCTTTGATTGGTCTTGGGCCCAACAAGAACCCAGCATTGAAGGCTGCCATTCATCACGGAAAAGCGGATGCCTTGGTGCCGATCAGTCTAAATGCTTCACCTATCAAGGCAGACTTAATCGCCGAAGGTGCCACCGTGACGACGACGTACTACTCCGGAGCCGGCCACGGGTTTCAAGGCACAGACGCAGATAGCGCGACAGCTCGCAAAGAGTCGCTTGATGACACAATCAAGTTTTTTGCAGATCACCTGTAA
- a CDS encoding NAD(P)/FAD-dependent oxidoreductase, producing MSQYSDVMVIGGGPAGCSTALRLRQQGATVTLIEKSDYSQQRPGESLAPEAIGFLNQLGVRDRFDAEAFQQTSGLLVSWGSVGISFSSFLTRPFGSGWNLDRARFDRMLSHACRQSSVKVVFSRQSIQFVYSHDRWELQVGRDSYRSPVIVDATGRASAMATRFGVQRIHDDHLIALVSYRDEQSCDPRLVIESTPDGWWYSAGLPGDVSVTAFLTDVDLIPKRPEERTTYFTELLEQTRFAHRGIAPSSPAFSPRLVRANTSRLSRPSSSHWFAVGDAAIATSPLSGNGIVRALETGLLAADAIVSTDTNASQRYNEVLASMREESEAQARATYSQEKRWATTFWQRRHSTLPSIKSPLVQRAVGTVIPNPQS from the coding sequence ATGAGCCAGTATTCAGATGTAATGGTGATTGGAGGTGGCCCGGCGGGCTGTTCCACTGCCCTAAGGCTGCGACAGCAAGGAGCAACCGTCACCCTGATTGAAAAAAGCGACTACTCGCAACAGCGGCCGGGGGAATCGCTAGCACCCGAGGCAATTGGCTTTCTCAATCAGCTTGGCGTTCGCGATCGATTCGACGCCGAAGCCTTTCAGCAGACATCGGGGTTGCTAGTTTCCTGGGGAAGCGTTGGCATTTCTTTCTCTAGTTTCTTGACACGTCCTTTTGGCTCAGGCTGGAACCTCGATCGAGCTCGATTTGATCGAATGCTTAGCCACGCCTGCCGTCAAAGTAGCGTTAAAGTGGTCTTCTCGCGACAGTCGATACAGTTTGTCTACAGCCATGACCGATGGGAGTTGCAAGTTGGCCGGGACTCGTACAGATCGCCAGTCATTGTCGATGCGACCGGCAGAGCATCAGCCATGGCGACGCGATTCGGTGTTCAACGAATACACGATGACCACCTCATTGCACTCGTCAGCTATCGCGACGAGCAATCTTGTGATCCGCGGCTTGTAATTGAATCGACGCCCGACGGTTGGTGGTACTCAGCCGGTCTGCCGGGCGACGTTTCGGTGACCGCGTTTTTAACCGACGTCGATCTCATTCCTAAGCGGCCAGAGGAACGAACCACCTACTTCACTGAGTTGCTTGAACAGACTCGCTTTGCTCATCGAGGAATTGCCCCGTCAAGTCCTGCCTTTTCGCCGCGGTTGGTTCGTGCGAATACTAGTCGTCTTTCTAGGCCTAGTTCGAGTCATTGGTTTGCTGTCGGAGACGCCGCTATAGCCACTAGTCCACTGAGCGGAAATGGAATCGTTCGTGCTTTGGAAACAGGGTTGCTGGCTGCCGACGCCATCGTTTCGACCGACACGAACGCATCCCAAAGATACAACGAAGTCCTCGCTTCGATGAGGGAAGAATCCGAAGCTCAAGCGAGAGCTACCTACTCTCAAGAGAAACGCTGGGCAACGACGTTTTGGCAGCGGAGGCACAGCACTCTTCCGTCAATCAAGAGCCCACTTGTGCAACGAGCAGTTGGCACCGTGATTCCGAATCCGCAATCTTAA
- a CDS encoding Dyp-type peroxidase translates to MIEPLLSTDQIQANIAPGFRFPFQHLIAVKSGGADEIRRLISELLPQVTTMDQALRFHESRLERARQSYNFGISSFRALESHPLWVNVALGNELLMSLIGDSVNDADRSFRLGLHSRSFALGDHRDPASEGHRNNWLVGGPDNAADLFLIIGSSDDATLDEGVASLIDTIEGNTHTVIYDERGNRLENDQEHFGFRDGVSQPAMRGRVSAGTHDFLAKRRVRNLPTGPEWASPGSPLVWPGEFVFGYPRQNSNNFRDPSSIANTDDFLKNGSFLVFRRLKQDVRLFREETDKMASELAAHSEFSHIDAELLRASIVGRWPDGTPMQQSPDGPPAQMTSEERINYFGYGDETCPIELADGRIVQGTDADADGIVCPFHAHIRKVNPRDRSTDLGAETNTMKMRILRRGIPFGPAYEDAPNENNRGLLFLCYQTSIRDQFEQLMFRWVNSTVNPEPGNNEGHDMILGQNGAATDRERFCVFKNASGSEATVSTRKDWVVPTGGGYFFCPSINSLNQLATA, encoded by the coding sequence ATGATCGAACCGCTACTTTCGACCGACCAGATTCAAGCGAACATCGCGCCGGGTTTCCGTTTCCCATTCCAGCATCTCATCGCGGTCAAGTCGGGGGGAGCCGATGAGATTCGTCGATTGATTAGCGAATTGCTACCTCAGGTCACCACGATGGATCAGGCATTGCGGTTTCACGAGAGTCGTTTGGAACGGGCGAGACAAAGCTACAACTTTGGGATATCCAGCTTTCGTGCCCTGGAATCACACCCTTTGTGGGTTAATGTCGCTTTGGGTAACGAACTACTCATGAGTCTAATTGGCGACTCGGTAAACGACGCGGACCGTTCGTTTCGTCTGGGGCTTCATAGTCGTAGTTTTGCTCTCGGCGATCATCGCGATCCAGCAAGTGAGGGACACAGGAACAATTGGCTGGTTGGCGGTCCAGACAACGCGGCCGATCTGTTCTTGATCATCGGGTCGTCCGATGACGCCACGTTGGATGAAGGGGTTGCGTCACTCATTGACACCATCGAAGGCAATACGCATACGGTCATTTACGATGAACGTGGCAATCGCCTGGAGAACGATCAAGAGCATTTTGGGTTTCGTGATGGAGTCTCCCAGCCGGCGATGCGTGGTCGAGTGTCGGCCGGCACCCATGACTTTCTAGCCAAACGTCGGGTGCGCAATTTGCCAACCGGGCCGGAATGGGCGTCGCCGGGATCGCCTCTGGTTTGGCCGGGTGAATTCGTGTTCGGATACCCGCGCCAGAATTCAAACAACTTTCGCGATCCGTCCTCGATTGCCAACACCGATGACTTTCTGAAGAACGGTTCATTTTTGGTTTTCCGAAGACTCAAGCAGGACGTTCGGCTCTTCCGCGAAGAGACGGACAAGATGGCGTCGGAGCTAGCTGCGCATTCGGAGTTCTCACATATCGACGCAGAACTGCTGCGGGCGAGTATCGTTGGCCGATGGCCGGATGGAACTCCCATGCAGCAGTCTCCTGATGGGCCACCCGCACAAATGACATCCGAAGAACGAATCAACTATTTCGGCTACGGCGACGAAACATGTCCGATTGAGTTAGCCGATGGCCGAATCGTTCAAGGGACCGATGCAGACGCCGATGGCATCGTTTGTCCTTTCCACGCACACATCCGTAAAGTGAATCCTCGCGACCGGTCAACGGACCTTGGAGCAGAAACAAACACGATGAAAATGCGAATCCTGCGTCGCGGAATCCCCTTTGGCCCTGCGTACGAGGATGCTCCCAATGAAAACAATCGAGGACTTTTGTTTCTGTGTTATCAAACCAGCATTCGCGATCAATTTGAGCAGTTAATGTTCCGCTGGGTCAATTCAACGGTGAACCCAGAACCAGGAAACAACGAAGGTCATGACATGATCCTCGGTCAGAATGGGGCGGCAACCGACCGCGAGCGATTTTGCGTTTTCAAAAACGCATCTGGCTCCGAGGCAACCGTTTCCACGCGAAAAGACTGGGTCGTCCCAACCGGCGGCGGCTACTTCTTTTGCCCATCGATCAATTCACTGAACCAATTAGCCACAGCGTAA
- a CDS encoding zinc-dependent metalloprotease family protein — protein sequence MARSMLKADYEDLVQRLIKALAESGALGAVDNDEEERSESPITDRQLEKKIHRTSKRMVCTTDERGFATPDDVDPNSIVLDASEGFIPLWRYGTTLRWCFDEVALSSHEQRSGVKRKVRELMQEAMLAWGDAAPIRLKEERDSYDFRVVVNANSRCTPFGCTLASAFFPDSGRHNFHVYPEAFEQSRKEQVDTFIHELGHVFGLRHFFAQVREQAWPSVIFGKHRAFSIMNYGEQSELTEDDRSDLRELYRAVWSGVLTNVNGTPIRLFAPYHEAGELVTPRFFDTRSAIE from the coding sequence ATGGCGCGATCAATGTTAAAGGCTGATTACGAAGATTTGGTACAGAGGCTGATTAAAGCTTTGGCAGAGTCGGGGGCGTTGGGGGCTGTCGATAATGATGAAGAAGAACGCAGCGAATCCCCAATCACAGATCGGCAACTAGAGAAAAAAATTCATCGAACTAGCAAACGAATGGTTTGCACTACTGACGAACGTGGGTTCGCGACACCTGATGACGTTGACCCAAACTCCATCGTACTTGATGCCTCGGAAGGGTTTATCCCGTTGTGGCGCTACGGCACGACTTTGAGATGGTGTTTTGATGAAGTTGCCCTTTCATCGCATGAACAACGATCCGGGGTCAAGCGAAAGGTGCGTGAATTGATGCAGGAAGCAATGTTGGCTTGGGGAGACGCGGCACCAATTAGATTGAAAGAAGAGCGTGACTCATACGATTTCCGCGTTGTTGTGAATGCCAACAGTCGCTGCACTCCGTTTGGCTGTACCCTCGCGAGCGCGTTTTTTCCAGACTCAGGCAGGCATAACTTTCATGTCTATCCTGAAGCGTTCGAGCAATCGCGGAAAGAACAGGTGGACACATTTATTCACGAACTCGGTCACGTTTTTGGCCTGCGGCATTTCTTTGCACAAGTTCGAGAGCAAGCATGGCCAAGTGTGATCTTTGGGAAACACCGCGCATTTTCGATTATGAACTATGGCGAACAAAGTGAGCTTACTGAAGATGATCGTAGTGATCTGCGGGAGCTTTACAGGGCTGTTTGGTCGGGGGTCCTAACAAATGTCAACGGCACCCCAATTCGACTATTCGCACCATACCATGAGGCTGGGGAATTGGTTACGCCGAGATTTTTTGATACTCGTTCTGCGATCGAGTAA
- a CDS encoding ferritin-like domain-containing protein, protein MLHLETGAITSVDDLREFLQKAIELEHATIPPYLVAHYSLHGPLNSEIRDCLKEVAIEEMLHMTLAANILNAIGGTPRIDFPEFVPDYPSKLPLGVGSTDPDHELIVPLERFSKQLLKNVFMEIEEPERPREFPTIERSAALVAPQFTFSTIGEFYAAIKQALMHFGSEIFSGPPANQVSVHQAFGRFIDTNQVPDIVTRLESALRAIDVIVEQGEGTYESPVDPNTGVVDDYAHYYKFAAIFHGRRLKPDWTSTGGFSYSGQRIGYDPEQVFPLLANLKLQDLRGDSEEHELLQTFNLTYSRMLRELDSAFHGNPAAIFTAVATMRQLEQDAENVVAKRISPDSLKTIQIGADDVYHLTPSFEYVAGADEPSKTRFDRVIEILDESIGGPSVTIGVHGAFWRNKTRNEFIAFQFAGLDLIVVNDGSGSNMVKALKGEAPFGADLPNSPAGARFSRMPAGFDPVSNSDIQFIEQWIDDGCPEDPLQPEEKMAWRRTNAPDASSRTDDIWFIDPQRGWAANSNGKIIFTEDGGDSWVDQLSDPEVYFRCLGFADEQTGWAGTLTAGKRLFHTTDGGQNWQSVDNLPGNQPSAICGISVVSKDVIYASGTNFPNRPTGVFKTTDAGANWEAIDMEPWSDMLIDCFFTDENTGWVVGGKIEPGEPQIRDNSFPVVLKTTDGGKTWENKLDSISGVLVKGEWGWKIQFLNDQIGFVSLEAFDTGAILKTTDGGENWVRLLINDPQQNANLEGVGFIDEHVGWVGGWGDREFERQSSSSTDDGGVTWRDANEIGRAINRFRFFGNPVTVGYSSGVTVYKYESIDSGAIAVQAIASTRQIMPARLLTRSSQTETVHIPVGFDAQQTATLRIWDRFGDEVAVIENISGDINGVEWDMKNSTGNRVQPGYFILRLTRGEESESSLLKLK, encoded by the coding sequence ATGTTGCATCTCGAAACAGGGGCGATCACGAGCGTCGACGACCTGAGGGAGTTCTTGCAAAAAGCAATTGAACTTGAGCACGCGACGATCCCGCCCTACCTCGTGGCGCACTATTCTCTTCACGGCCCGCTCAATTCCGAAATCAGAGACTGTCTGAAAGAAGTCGCGATTGAGGAAATGCTTCACATGACGCTTGCTGCCAACATCCTGAACGCGATTGGTGGCACACCCAGGATCGACTTTCCAGAGTTCGTCCCGGATTATCCGTCGAAGCTTCCGCTCGGCGTGGGATCGACTGACCCGGACCATGAACTGATTGTTCCGCTCGAGCGATTCTCAAAACAGCTCCTGAAGAACGTGTTCATGGAAATCGAAGAGCCCGAGCGACCACGGGAATTTCCAACCATCGAAAGGTCTGCGGCTCTTGTCGCACCCCAGTTTACCTTCTCGACAATTGGTGAATTCTATGCAGCGATAAAACAGGCGCTCATGCATTTTGGCAGTGAAATATTCTCTGGCCCTCCCGCAAACCAGGTCTCTGTTCATCAGGCGTTTGGAAGGTTCATTGATACGAATCAGGTTCCCGACATCGTCACCAGGCTGGAGTCCGCGCTGCGAGCAATCGACGTGATTGTCGAACAGGGCGAGGGGACGTATGAGTCGCCTGTCGATCCCAACACCGGCGTCGTCGATGACTATGCGCACTACTATAAATTTGCTGCCATTTTTCATGGAAGAAGGCTGAAACCGGATTGGACTAGCACCGGCGGGTTCTCCTATTCGGGGCAACGCATTGGTTATGACCCTGAGCAAGTTTTCCCTCTCCTGGCAAACCTCAAACTTCAGGATCTCCGCGGAGATTCGGAAGAACACGAGCTTTTGCAAACGTTCAATTTGACGTATTCACGCATGCTGCGGGAACTCGATTCCGCGTTTCATGGAAATCCAGCCGCGATTTTCACTGCAGTCGCAACGATGAGACAACTGGAGCAGGATGCTGAAAATGTGGTCGCAAAACGAATCAGTCCGGACTCTTTGAAGACCATTCAGATCGGAGCCGACGACGTCTACCATTTGACACCAAGCTTTGAATACGTTGCCGGAGCAGACGAGCCATCGAAGACTCGGTTTGATCGAGTTATCGAGATTCTCGATGAATCCATCGGAGGACCGTCAGTCACAATCGGCGTACACGGCGCTTTCTGGAGAAACAAAACAAGGAATGAGTTTATTGCATTTCAATTCGCCGGATTGGATTTGATCGTGGTCAACGATGGTTCAGGCTCAAACATGGTAAAGGCCCTCAAGGGTGAAGCGCCGTTTGGTGCCGATTTGCCAAATTCACCTGCGGGTGCTCGTTTCAGTCGCATGCCCGCAGGCTTTGATCCGGTATCGAATTCAGACATTCAATTTATTGAGCAATGGATTGATGATGGTTGCCCGGAAGACCCGCTACAACCTGAAGAAAAAATGGCCTGGCGGCGCACCAATGCTCCGGACGCCAGTTCACGCACGGACGATATCTGGTTCATTGATCCGCAGCGAGGATGGGCTGCCAACAGCAATGGGAAGATTATTTTTACCGAAGATGGTGGCGATTCATGGGTAGACCAGTTAAGCGACCCCGAGGTTTATTTTCGTTGCCTGGGTTTTGCGGATGAACAAACGGGTTGGGCGGGAACCCTGACAGCAGGCAAGCGACTCTTTCATACGACTGATGGAGGGCAGAATTGGCAATCGGTGGATAACCTGCCAGGCAATCAACCTTCGGCGATATGCGGGATTTCTGTTGTTTCCAAGGATGTGATTTATGCCTCCGGAACGAACTTTCCGAATCGACCAACGGGCGTCTTTAAGACAACCGATGCTGGCGCGAACTGGGAAGCGATTGACATGGAACCGTGGTCAGACATGTTGATCGACTGCTTTTTTACGGACGAAAACACGGGCTGGGTGGTTGGTGGAAAAATCGAACCTGGCGAACCGCAAATTCGCGACAACTCATTCCCGGTCGTTCTGAAAACAACTGACGGCGGAAAGACATGGGAGAACAAGCTCGATTCCATTTCGGGAGTTTTGGTCAAAGGTGAATGGGGCTGGAAGATCCAGTTCCTGAATGATCAAATCGGTTTTGTGTCATTGGAGGCATTCGATACAGGAGCCATTCTGAAAACGACCGATGGTGGCGAAAATTGGGTGCGGCTGCTAATTAATGACCCGCAACAGAATGCCAACCTGGAGGGTGTTGGATTCATCGACGAACACGTTGGCTGGGTCGGCGGCTGGGGAGACCGGGAATTTGAACGGCAGTCCAGCAGCTCGACCGACGATGGCGGTGTCACCTGGCGGGACGCCAACGAAATCGGTCGAGCCATCAATCGCTTTCGTTTCTTCGGTAATCCCGTCACCGTGGGTTATTCGTCGGGCGTCACGGTATACAAGTATGAGTCCATCGACAGTGGAGCTATCGCGGTCCAGGCGATTGCCTCAACTCGTCAAATCATGCCCGCTCGGCTGCTAACCCGTTCCAGCCAAACTGAGACCGTTCACATTCCAGTCGGTTTCGATGCACAGCAAACGGCAACGCTGCGCATTTGGGATCGTTTTGGAGATGAGGTAGCGGTTATTGAGAACATTTCTGGTGATATAAATGGGGTTGAGTGGGATATGAAAAACAGTACCGGCAACCGGGTGCAACCTGGATATTTTATTCTTCGTTTGACACGTGGCGAAGAGTCAGAAAGTTCCCTGTTGAAACTGAAATAG